Proteins encoded in a region of the Rutidosis leptorrhynchoides isolate AG116_Rl617_1_P2 chromosome 9, CSIRO_AGI_Rlap_v1, whole genome shotgun sequence genome:
- the LOC139868253 gene encoding uncharacterized mitochondrial protein AtMg00810-like, whose protein sequence is MWLSKHKFNADGNLSRYKALLVANGRSQQIGVDCDETFSPVVKQETIRTGSDIAYLLLYVDDIVLTASSTSLLQRIIQSLHKEFAMTDLGPLNYFLGISASRTATGMFMSQKQYAIEILERAGMTYCQPCRTPVEPGAKLTTHGPPVQDPTLYCSIAGALLYLTFTRPDISYAVQHIFLFMHDLREQHLHALKRIVRYVQGTLDMGLQLYALSTTTVVAYSDADWAGCPTTRRSTSGYCVFLGNNLLSWSSKRQLTPSRSSAEAEYRGVSNAVAETCWIRNLLRELHCPLTSATLVYCDNVSSVYLASNPVQHQRTKHIEIDIHFVRDLVAQGQVQVLHVPSRYQFADIFTKYLPRTLFDEFRSSLSVRRTPAPTAGGC, encoded by the exons atgtggttaTCTAAGCATAAGTTTAATGCAGATGGTAATTTAAGCAGGTATAAGGCGCTACTTGTTGCTAATGGTCGCAGCCAGCAGATTGGTGTTGATTGTGATGAGACATTCAGTCCGGTTGTCAAACAGGAAACAATACGCACA GGATCTGACATTGCTTACCTCCTCTTGTATGTGGATGACATTGTGTTGACAGCATCCTCCACTAGCTTGCTTCAGCGGATTATTCAGTCTTTACATAAGGAATTTGCCATGACTGACTTAGGACCCTTGAATTATTTTCTTGGCATCTCCGCATCGCGTACTGCCACTGGTATGTTCATGTCTCAGAAACAGTATGCCATAGAGATTCTTGAGCGAGCCGGTATGACTTATTGTCAACCGTGTAGGACCCCTGTTGAGCCAGGTGCCAAGCTCACTACCCACGGTCCCCCTGTGCAGGACCCGACTCTATATTGTAGCATTGCAGGTGCATTATTGTATCTCACCTTCACTCGTCCAGACATTTCCTATGCAGTTCAGCACATTTTTCTTTTCATGCACGACCTACGGGAGCAACACTTACATGCTCTCAAGAGGATTGTTCGTTATGTTCAGGGGACTCTTGACATGGGATTACAGTTATATGCATTGTCCACTACCACAGTGGTTGCTTACTCTGACGCGGACTGGGCCGGTTGTCCTACCACCAGACGCTCCACTTCTGGATATTGTGTCTTCCTTGGCAACAATCTACTCTCTTGGTCTTCGAAGCGACAACTTACTCCTTCTCGCTCAAGTGCCGAGGCAGAATATCGAGGAGTTTCCAATGCTGTTGCTGAGACATGCTGGATACGTAATCTTCTCCGTGAGCTTCATTGTCCTCTCACCTCTGCAACACTAGTTTACTGTGATAATGTTAGCTCCGTCTACCTTGCATCTAATCCGGTCCAACATCAGCGGACCAAACACATTGAGATAGACATTCATTTTGTCAGAGATTTAGTTGCTCAGGGTCAGGTCCAGGTTCTACATGTTCCATCCAGATATCAGTTTGCAGACATCTTCACCAAATATCTTCCAAGGACTCTATTCGACGAGTTCAGATCCAGTTTGAGCGTTCGTCgtactcccgctccaactgcggggggatgttag
- the LOC139868254 gene encoding uncharacterized protein — translation MKIISLNIRGFKVKGKFGWVRSICLKERPWVAVFQETKCKDVSDSWVHSLWGDLNCGFIQKGAVGKSGGFLMVWDKNAFEVDGTTSCDFFVAIRGKWKTTGEESIIVNIYGPHKDHKKIIMWDLLDKLMGSSNSKWLLCGDFNEVRSSSERLNTQFHQGRADLFNDFVSRNCLVEIPISGRKFTKISDDGLKFSKLDRVLVSDGFLQLWEDLSIITLDRHLSDNCPLILRDKVLDYGPRPFKVFDEWFNCVDVGEVIKEAWEQPIVGSRKDCAFRDKLKNVKVALKSWSHNKFGSLDSEINALKKEAMEWELKAESNILSVLDRAKWLDCRRHWVEKEKVKSNMLKQKAKVKWILDGDENSKFFHATLRRKYNKSNFRGLVVDGVWQEDPVLVKDTIFNHFKNQFAKKMDHGPRIFGGFRSFKLATGGLDNTRNSSPANGPSGPIVHEVNIAEQICLE, via the coding sequence ATGAAGATTATTTCATTAAATATTCGGGGTTTCAAGGTAAAAGGGAAATTCGGGTGGGTTCGTAGTATTTGTTTAAAGGAAAGACCTTGGGTGGCGGTTTTTCAAGAAACAAAGTGTAAGGATGTATCCGACTCTTGGGTGCATTCTTTATGGGGtgatttaaattgtgggtttattCAAAAAGGTGCGGTTGGTAAATCGGGGGGTTTTTTAATGGTTTGGGACAAAAATGCATTCGAAGTAGATGGCACTACaagttgtgatttctttgtcgcaATAAGGGGGAAATGGAAAACTACCGGGGAGGAATCAATAATTGTCAATATCTACGGGCCTCATAAAGATCATAAGAAGATAATTATGTGGGATCTCTTGGACAAACTAATGGGTAGTAGTAATAGTAAATGGCTTTTGTGTGGAGATTTCAATGAAGTTAGGTCTAGTTCGGAACGGTTGAACACGCAATTTCATCAAGGTAGAGCCGATTTGTTCAATGATTTTGTATCAAGAAATTGTTTAGTTGAGATTCCAATTAGTGGGAGAAAGTTTACTAAGATTAGTGATGATGGGCTAAAGTTTAGTAAACTTGATAGAGTTTTGGTCTCGGATGGGTTTCTTCAACTTTGGGAAGATCTTTCAATTATTACACTAGATCGACATCTCTCGGACAATTGTCCTCTAATTCTTCGTGATAAAGTATTAGACTATGGACCGAGACCCTTTAAAGTATTCGATGAATGGTTTAATTGTGTGGATGTAGGTGAGGTAATTAAAGAGGCGTGGGAACAACCTATTGTAGGTTCACGAAAAGATTGTGCGTTTAGGGACAAGTTGAAAAATGTTAAAGTGGCTTTAAAAAGTTGGAGCCACAATAAATTTGGTTCTCTTGACTCGGAAATAAATGCGCTTAAAAAGGAAGCCATGGAATGGGAACTAAAAGCGGAATCCAACATTCTTAGTGTCTTAGATCGTGCAAAGTGGTTGGATTGTCGAAGGCATTGGGTGGAAAAGGAAAAGGTGAAATCGAACATGTTGAAACAAAAAGCGAAAGTTAAGTGGATTTTAGATGGGGATGAAAACTCAAAGTTTTTTCATGCCACATTACGTCGTAAATATAATAAGAGTAATTTTCGGGGTTTAGTGGTCGACGGGGTTTGGCAAGAAGACCCGGTACTCGTCAAGGATACGATCTTCAATCATTTTAAAAATCAATTCGCTAAAAAAATGGATCACGGGCCGAGAATTTTTGGTGGATTCAGATCATTTAAGTTGGCCACAGGTGGACTGGACAATACAAGAAACTCTTCTCCAGCAAATGGGCCTAGTGGGCCTATTGTACACGAAGTGAATATTGCCGAACAGATTTGTCTTGAATAA
- the LOC139868256 gene encoding uncharacterized protein, translated as MKIISLNIRGFKVKGKSGWVRSICLKERPWVAVFQETKCKDVSDSWVHSLWGDLNCGFIQKGAVGKSGGFLMVWDKNAFEVDGTTSCDFFVAIRGKWKTTGEESIIVNIYGPHKDHKKIIMWDLLDKLMGSSNSKWLLCGDFNEVRSSSERLNTQFHQGRADLFNDFVSRNCLVEIPISGRKFTKISDDGLKFSKLDRVLVSDGFLQLWEDLSIITLDRHLSDNCPLILRDKVLDYGPRPFKVFDEWFNCVDVGEVIKEAWEQPIVGSRKDCAFRDKLKNVKVALKSWSHNKFGSLDSEINALKKEAMEWELKAESNILSVLDRAKWLDCRRHWVEKEKVKSNMLKQKAKVKWILDGDENSKFFHATLRRKYNKSNFRGLVVDGVWQEDPVLVKDTIFNHFKNQFAKKMDHGPRIFGGFRSFKLATGGLDNTRNSSPANGPSGPIVHEVNIAEQICLE; from the coding sequence ATGAAGATTATTTCATTAAATATTCGGGGTTTCAAGGTAAAAGGGAAATCCGGGTGGGTTCGTAGTATTTGTTTAAAGGAAAGACCTTGGGTGGCGGTTTTTCAAGAAACAAAGTGTAAGGATGTATCCGACTCTTGGGTGCATTCTTTATGGGGtgatttaaattgtgggtttattCAAAAAGGTGCGGTTGGTAAATCGGGGGGTTTTTTAATGGTTTGGGACAAAAATGCATTCGAAGTAGATGGCACTACaagttgtgatttctttgtcgcaATAAGGGGGAAATGGAAAACTACCGGGGAGGAATCAATAATTGTCAATATCTACGGGCCTCATAAAGATCATAAGAAGATAATTATGTGGGATCTCTTGGACAAACTAATGGGTAGTAGTAATAGTAAATGGCTTTTGTGTGGAGATTTCAATGAAGTTAGGTCTAGTTCGGAACGGTTGAACACGCAATTTCATCAAGGTAGAGCCGATTTGTTCAATGATTTTGTATCAAGAAATTGTTTAGTTGAGATTCCAATTAGTGGGAGAAAGTTTACTAAGATTAGTGATGATGGGCTAAAGTTTAGTAAACTTGATAGAGTTTTGGTCTCGGATGGGTTTCTTCAACTTTGGGAAGATCTTTCAATTATTACACTAGATCGACATCTCTCGGACAATTGTCCTCTAATTCTTCGTGATAAAGTATTAGACTATGGACCGAGACCCTTTAAAGTATTCGATGAATGGTTTAATTGTGTGGATGTAGGTGAGGTAATTAAAGAGGCGTGGGAACAACCTATTGTAGGTTCACGAAAAGATTGTGCGTTTAGGGACAAGTTGAAAAATGTTAAAGTGGCTTTAAAAAGTTGGAGCCACAATAAATTTGGTTCTCTTGACTCGGAAATAAATGCGCTTAAAAAGGAAGCCATGGAATGGGAACTAAAAGCGGAATCCAACATTCTTAGTGTCTTAGATCGTGCAAAGTGGTTGGATTGTCGAAGGCATTGGGTGGAAAAGGAAAAGGTGAAATCGAACATGTTGAAACAAAAAGCGAAAGTTAAGTGGATTTTAGATGGGGATGAAAACTCAAAGTTTTTTCATGCCACATTACGTCGTAAATATAATAAGAGTAATTTTCGGGGTTTAGTGGTCGACGGGGTTTGGCAAGAAGACCCGGTACTCGTCAAGGATACGATCTTCAATCATTTTAAAAATCAATTCGCTAAAAAAATGGATCACGGGCCGAGAATTTTTGGTGGATTCAGATCATTTAAGTTGGCCACAGGTGGACTGGACAATACAAGAAACTCTTCTCCAGCAAATGGGCCTAGTGGGCCTATTGTACACGAAGTGAATATTGCCGAACAGATTTGTCTTGAATAA